The nucleotide sequence ATGGGGTTTCCTGAATCAAATATTCTTGTAATAGAATAAAAATGAAATAGAATAAAAACAAAAAGGAGGTAAGAAATATTCTCATATACAGATAGTTTATAATTCAGGACAAAGAAAGTGTCTAGTTCAAGGGAATTATTTATTACGTTTATTGACTTGGAATCTGTATCTTTAATTCTTGAGTTAACTCTTTATATCTATTCCTAACCGTAACTTCCGTTACGCCAGCTACCTGTGCAATTTCCTTCTGTGTTCTTCTTTCATCATTCAATAATGCTGCTATATAAATTGCAGCAGCCGCTAGACCCGCGGGATCTTTACCAGCAGTTAATCCTGAATTCTTAGCCTTTTCTATTATCTCTGCGGCATGCTTCATTGTTATACCACTTAAACTTAATAGAGTACCTATTCTAGTAACGTAATCCTTAGGATCACTAACTGGTACCTCTATGTCTAATTCTCTCAGTATTAGCCTATAACATCTGGCAACTTCTTTTCTATTAGCCTTAGTGAATTGGGCTATTTCGTCTAGTGTTCTAGCCATTTTCATTCTTCTACATGCTGCATAAATTGAAGCTGCAACGACACTCTCAATACTTCTTCCTCTGACTAGTCCTTTCTCTACGGCTTTTCTGTAAATTAGAGCAGCTTCGTCCTTAACTGCTTTAGGCAAATTGAGTAAATTACCAATTCTCTCAAGCTCGTTCATAGCTTGTGCTAGGTTTCTGTCTATTGAGGATTGAATCCTTGTCCTTATCTGCCATTTTCTCCATCTTAGTACTTCTAATCTCCTCTTAGGGTCTAAAGACCTTCCCATAGCATCTTTGTCTTTCCAATCTATAACAGTAGATATTCCCATATCATGGATTGTTTGATTTAAAGGTCCACCTACTCTACTCCTCTTCTCTTTCTCTTCTGGAGTAAATGCCCTCCACTCAGGACCTTGATCAATTATTCTTTCTTCTATTACTTCACCTGTCTCAGTACAAATATATTCTCCACGTTCTTCATCAAATATTATCTTGTCAGGTGGACATAGGGAGGAAGAAGGAACCTTACTTTGTTCTACCATTTCACCACCCAAAATACAAAAATTTTAAAAACCCTCTTTATATCGTCTACAGAAACATATTTAAGTTTTTTGCTCCTTAAGAATATATAAGGGGAAATCGAAGTGAACATGAGACTTATATTAACAGGTCTTGGTCTGGTATTTATTGGCGCTATAATACTAGCATTTTCAGAAGTATTATCATCCCCCCAAGTGTCAGGTACAACTAGTAGTAATGTGGGAGGTTTTATCCTTATAGGACCTATACCTATAGTATTTGGAAGTGGAAATCAAGCGTTATTTCCACAACTTATGA is from Sulfolobus acidocaldarius DSM 639 and encodes:
- a CDS encoding transcription initiation factor IIB, giving the protein MVEQSKVPSSSLCPPDKIIFDEERGEYICTETGEVIEERIIDQGPEWRAFTPEEKEKRSRVGGPLNQTIHDMGISTVIDWKDKDAMGRSLDPKRRLEVLRWRKWQIRTRIQSSIDRNLAQAMNELERIGNLLNLPKAVKDEAALIYRKAVEKGLVRGRSIESVVAASIYAACRRMKMARTLDEIAQFTKANRKEVARCYRLILRELDIEVPVSDPKDYVTRIGTLLSLSGITMKHAAEIIEKAKNSGLTAGKDPAGLAAAAIYIAALLNDERRTQKEIAQVAGVTEVTVRNRYKELTQELKIQIPSQ
- a CDS encoding TIGR00304 family membrane protein — translated: MRLILTGLGLVFIGAIILAFSEVLSSPQVSGTTSSNVGGFILIGPIPIVFGSGNQALFPQLMTFGIILTIIAILFYVLPFILLRKNQRN